In Rhodamnia argentea isolate NSW1041297 chromosome 11, ASM2092103v1, whole genome shotgun sequence, one genomic interval encodes:
- the LOC115732124 gene encoding uncharacterized protein LOC115732124, producing the protein MSGRTRGTRGASSSRAPAVEDPRIDGVLRALEEIGNLMGVQARERAAAVAQAAEAAVAAANVANGNNHGGGNGNGNRPMSQLVEQFLKLKPARFDGAGDPEMAPRWIEKLEKAFEVLGCTNEEKVTPAAYQLEGTADDWWKATRGRVFPEGAALTWTAFTVAFNGKYFSGTARERKLVEFQQLREN; encoded by the coding sequence ATGAGCGGCAGAACTAGAGGAACAaggggagcttctagctcgagagCGCCCGCAGTAGAGGATCCGAGAATAGATGGAGTTCTTAGGGCCCTAgaggaaattggtaatttgatggGCGTACAAGCTCGGGAAAGAGCTGCTGCCGTGGCTCAGGCTGCAGAGGCTGCTGTGGCCGCTGCTAATGTGGCAAATGGGAATAACCATGGAGGAGGAAACGGGAATGGGAATCGCCCGATGAGTCAGCTGGTGGAACAATTTCTGAAACTGAAACCAGCTCGGTTTGATGGTGCTGGAGATCCAGAGATGGCACCTCGTTGGATTGAGAAATTGGAGAAGGCCTTTGAGGTTCTTGGGTGCACTAATGAGGAAAAGGTGACCCCGGCGGCTTACCAACTAGAAGGTACCgcagatgattggtggaaggccactaGAGGAAGGGTATTTCCCGAGGGCGCTGCTCTCACTTGGACCGCCTTTACTGTGGCatttaacgggaagtatttctcGGGGACCGCTCGGGAGCGGAAGTTGGTAGAGTTCCAACAACTTCGCGAGAACTAG